A single window of Jiangella alkaliphila DNA harbors:
- a CDS encoding alpha/beta fold hydrolase, whose product MSEQQPTIVLVHGAFAESASWSGVVERLRERSLDAVAVANPLRSLSGDAAYVRDVLASIDGPVVLVAHSYGGMVITEAAAGSTSVAALVYVCAFAPDQGESAFGLSTKFPGSTLGEALNAYPVSTGGNDLAIRPDAFHHQFCADVPAAQAAVMCATQRPATEAALTAELATGTPAWRTIPSWFVFSDQDLNIPVALHRYLAERAGAKATREMQGASHALSVSEPDAVTASILEAVDAVTT is encoded by the coding sequence ATGTCCGAGCAGCAGCCCACCATCGTCCTCGTCCACGGCGCCTTCGCCGAGTCCGCGAGCTGGTCCGGCGTCGTCGAGCGCCTGCGGGAGCGGTCGCTCGACGCCGTCGCCGTCGCCAACCCGCTGCGCAGCCTGTCCGGCGACGCGGCCTACGTGCGCGACGTCCTCGCGTCCATCGACGGCCCCGTGGTGCTGGTCGCCCACTCCTACGGCGGCATGGTGATCACCGAGGCCGCCGCCGGCAGCACCTCCGTGGCCGCCCTCGTCTACGTCTGCGCGTTCGCGCCCGACCAGGGCGAGTCCGCGTTCGGGCTGTCGACGAAGTTCCCCGGCAGCACGCTCGGCGAGGCGTTGAACGCGTACCCGGTCTCGACCGGCGGCAACGATCTCGCCATCCGGCCGGACGCCTTCCACCACCAGTTCTGCGCCGACGTCCCGGCCGCCCAGGCCGCGGTGATGTGCGCGACCCAGCGCCCCGCCACCGAGGCCGCGCTCACCGCAGAGCTGGCCACCGGCACGCCGGCCTGGCGGACGATCCCGTCGTGGTTCGTCTTCAGCGACCAGGACCTCAACATCCCGGTCGCGCTGCACCGCTACCTGGCCGAGCGGGCGGGCGCCAAGGCGACCCGGGAGATGCAGGGCGCGTCGCACGCGCTCAGCGTCTCCGAGCCCGACGCCGTGACGGCCTCGATCCTGGAGGCCGTCGACGCCGTGACGACGTAG
- a CDS encoding alpha/beta hydrolase, whose amino-acid sequence MSNPVLEPAAQAFADAAATPPPLYERGPEGARKVLDDVQAAPVELPDVDEKWITVPADVGDVRVRLVRPAGAGGPLPAVLYVHGGGWILGNAGTHDRLVRELAVGAQAALVFVEYDRSPEVRYPVAIEQAYATARWITAHGAGEGLDASRLAVAGDSVGGNMTAALTILAKRRGDVTFVHQSLYYPVTDAGQDTASYREFAGGPHLTAKAMEWFWDAYLPEKDKRDEITASPLRATLEELAGLPETFLVVDENDVLRDEGEAYGRKLTAAGVRITSARYNGTLHDFMMLNPVRGTAASTAAVEQAIHVLRKALGRD is encoded by the coding sequence ATGAGCAACCCCGTCCTCGAACCGGCCGCTCAGGCATTCGCCGACGCCGCCGCCACCCCGCCCCCGCTGTACGAGCGCGGACCCGAGGGCGCCCGCAAGGTGCTCGACGACGTCCAGGCCGCGCCCGTCGAGCTGCCCGACGTCGACGAGAAGTGGATCACCGTCCCCGCCGACGTCGGTGACGTCCGCGTGCGCCTCGTCCGGCCTGCCGGCGCAGGCGGGCCGCTGCCCGCGGTGCTGTACGTCCACGGCGGCGGCTGGATCCTCGGCAACGCGGGCACCCACGACCGCCTGGTCCGCGAACTGGCCGTGGGCGCACAGGCCGCGCTCGTGTTCGTCGAGTACGACCGCTCCCCCGAGGTCCGCTACCCGGTCGCGATCGAGCAGGCCTACGCCACCGCGCGCTGGATCACCGCGCACGGCGCCGGCGAGGGCCTCGACGCCTCGCGGCTCGCCGTCGCCGGCGACTCCGTCGGCGGCAACATGACCGCGGCGCTGACGATCCTCGCCAAGCGGCGCGGCGACGTGACGTTCGTCCACCAGTCGCTGTACTACCCGGTCACCGACGCCGGGCAGGACACGGCCAGCTACCGCGAGTTCGCCGGCGGCCCGCACCTGACGGCCAAGGCCATGGAGTGGTTCTGGGACGCCTACCTGCCGGAGAAGGACAAGCGCGACGAGATCACCGCGTCGCCGCTGCGGGCGACGCTCGAGGAGCTGGCCGGGCTGCCCGAGACCTTCCTGGTCGTCGACGAGAACGACGTCCTGCGCGACGAGGGCGAGGCGTACGGCCGCAAGCTGACCGCGGCCGGCGTCCGCATCACCAGCGCCCGCTACAACGGCACGCTGCACGACTTCATGATGCTCAACCCCGTCCGCGGGACGGCCGCCTCCACCGCCGCGGTCGAGCAGGCGATCCACGTCCTGCGCAAGGCGCTCGGCCGCGACTAG
- a CDS encoding VOC family protein, translating to MSDADVRLQAAVLHVGSVDRATAFYTRLLGLEVARRSPDAALLATPAGTSTIAMRERHVQHVTDRIVQALVWRLATIDLLDDLERRAEDLSAQTTRHLLAEDAITVLNVWDPEGQRLVFLHHDGENDVPERIPAEVFWY from the coding sequence ATGAGCGACGCAGACGTGCGGCTGCAGGCGGCGGTCCTGCACGTGGGCAGCGTGGACCGCGCGACCGCGTTCTACACGCGGCTGCTGGGCCTGGAGGTGGCGCGCCGTTCGCCGGACGCCGCACTCCTCGCCACCCCGGCCGGCACCTCGACCATCGCGATGCGCGAGCGCCACGTCCAGCACGTCACGGACCGCATCGTGCAGGCGCTGGTCTGGCGCCTGGCGACCATCGACCTGCTCGACGATCTCGAGCGGCGGGCGGAGGACCTGTCGGCGCAGACCACCAGGCACCTGCTCGCCGAGGACGCCATCACGGTGCTGAACGTGTGGGATCCCGAGGGGCAGCGCCTGGTCTTCCTGCACCACGACGGCGAGAACGACGTGCCGGAGCGCATCCCGGCCGAGGTGTTCTGGTACTGA
- a CDS encoding VOC family protein: MTSVRQVQVTFDCAEPERLARFWCEVLGYVVQPPPDGYAGWDDFERTLPPEQQGSAFACVDPNGVGPRLYFQRVPEGKVVKNRVHLDVRVGTGLVGDERLAALQAESARLVALGAVEVRVLLADEDNESCILMQDIEGNEFDLD, encoded by the coding sequence ATGACGTCGGTCAGGCAGGTCCAGGTCACCTTCGACTGCGCGGAACCCGAGCGCCTCGCTCGCTTCTGGTGCGAGGTGCTCGGGTACGTCGTCCAGCCGCCACCGGACGGGTACGCCGGCTGGGACGACTTCGAGCGCACGCTGCCGCCCGAGCAGCAGGGCTCGGCGTTCGCCTGCGTCGACCCCAACGGGGTGGGCCCGCGGCTGTACTTCCAGCGCGTCCCCGAAGGCAAGGTCGTCAAGAACCGGGTGCACCTCGACGTGCGGGTCGGCACCGGACTCGTCGGCGACGAGCGCCTCGCCGCCCTCCAGGCCGAGAGCGCCCGGCTGGTCGCGCTCGGCGCGGTCGAAGTGCGGGTCCTGCTCGCCGACGAGGACAACGAGTCGTGCATCCTCATGCAGGACATCGAGGGCAACGAGTTCGACCTCGACTGA
- a CDS encoding sigma-70 family RNA polymerase sigma factor, translated as MDTQLLEAGRDLDRATSIFMGQRPRLFTIAYRVLGSAPEAEDVVQEAWIRWQRTDRTVVLDHGAFLSTTVVRLAINVRQSARRRHELDVGPELPEPPESPDDRNGPDVQAERREAVELAVQLLMERLTPAERAAYVLREGFAYPYRRISDVLQLRVAHARQLVRRARQRLSSGRTAPVDPAGRRRLVEAFLAAARAGDLTVLEGVLVSEAAVESGRRDAPRVSRPAPLPGRTR; from the coding sequence GTGGACACGCAGCTGCTGGAGGCCGGTCGGGACCTGGACCGGGCGACGTCGATCTTCATGGGGCAGCGGCCGCGGTTGTTCACGATCGCGTACCGGGTCCTCGGCAGCGCCCCCGAGGCGGAGGACGTCGTGCAGGAAGCCTGGATCCGGTGGCAGCGCACCGACCGGACGGTCGTCCTCGACCACGGGGCGTTCCTCTCCACCACGGTGGTCCGGCTGGCCATCAACGTCCGCCAGTCCGCCCGGAGGCGGCACGAGCTGGACGTCGGCCCGGAGTTGCCGGAGCCGCCGGAGTCGCCCGACGACCGGAACGGCCCCGACGTCCAGGCGGAGCGGCGCGAGGCGGTGGAGCTGGCGGTCCAGCTGCTGATGGAACGTCTGACGCCGGCCGAGCGGGCGGCGTACGTGCTGCGCGAGGGGTTCGCCTACCCGTACCGCCGGATCTCCGACGTGCTGCAGCTCCGCGTCGCCCACGCCCGGCAGCTGGTACGGCGCGCGCGGCAGCGGCTCTCGTCCGGGCGGACGGCGCCGGTCGACCCGGCCGGCCGGCGGCGCCTCGTCGAGGCGTTCCTCGCGGCCGCCCGGGCCGGCGACCTCACCGTGCTGGAGGGCGTCCTCGTCTCGGAGGCCGCCGTCGAAAGCGGACGGCGCGACGCCCCGCGGGTGTCACGCCCCGCACCGCTGCCCGGTCGTACGCGGTGA
- the solA gene encoding N-methyl-L-tryptophan oxidase yields METFDVAVVGLGALGSAAAYHLARKGAAVVAFEQFELGHVRGASHDTSRIVRTSYGEERYVRLAQSAYRDWADLEQVAGERFLTVTGGVVFLPTDGPYDAADFSTSLDAAGVPYDLLGPDDVSARWPQFTLAGNVETVYTPDTGIVHAARTVATLQLQARVHGAVIRDRTPVERLRPDGAGVVVHTATGDVRARKVVVAADAWTNRLLEPLGAAIPLVTMQEQVTYFKPDDPAAFDPARFPVWIWEDTHCFYGFPAYGEPTIKAARDVSDHLMTPEERTFVPAPELVEQLTSFLGGIVPGRGVPLRTVTCQYALTPDREFVLGPLDEHPDVLVALTAGHGFKFTPAIGRILAELAIDGGTADDISGFAAPA; encoded by the coding sequence ATGGAGACGTTCGACGTGGCCGTCGTCGGCCTGGGCGCGCTGGGCAGCGCTGCCGCCTACCACCTGGCCCGGAAGGGCGCCGCCGTCGTCGCGTTCGAGCAGTTCGAGCTCGGGCACGTGCGCGGCGCCTCGCATGACACGTCGCGCATCGTCAGGACGTCCTACGGGGAGGAGCGGTACGTGCGCCTGGCGCAGTCGGCGTACCGCGACTGGGCCGACCTCGAACAGGTCGCCGGCGAGCGGTTCCTCACCGTCACCGGCGGCGTCGTCTTCCTGCCGACGGACGGCCCGTACGACGCCGCCGACTTCAGCACCAGCCTCGACGCCGCAGGTGTGCCGTACGACCTGCTCGGCCCGGACGACGTGAGTGCGCGCTGGCCGCAGTTCACGCTCGCCGGGAACGTCGAGACCGTCTACACGCCGGACACCGGCATCGTCCACGCCGCCCGCACGGTCGCGACGCTGCAGCTGCAGGCGCGCGTGCACGGCGCGGTCATCCGCGACCGCACGCCGGTCGAGCGGCTCCGCCCGGACGGCGCCGGCGTCGTCGTCCACACCGCGACGGGCGACGTGCGGGCGCGCAAGGTGGTCGTGGCGGCCGACGCCTGGACGAACCGGCTGCTGGAGCCGCTGGGCGCGGCCATCCCGCTGGTCACGATGCAGGAGCAGGTCACCTACTTCAAGCCGGACGACCCGGCGGCCTTCGACCCCGCGCGCTTCCCGGTCTGGATCTGGGAGGACACGCACTGCTTCTACGGGTTCCCGGCCTACGGCGAGCCGACGATCAAGGCCGCGCGCGACGTCTCGGACCACCTGATGACGCCGGAGGAGCGCACCTTCGTGCCCGCACCCGAGCTGGTCGAGCAGCTCACGTCGTTCCTGGGCGGCATCGTCCCGGGCCGCGGCGTGCCGCTGCGCACTGTCACCTGCCAGTATGCGCTGACGCCGGACCGCGAGTTCGTCCTCGGGCCGCTGGACGAGCACCCGGACGTCCTCGTCGCGCTGACCGCCGGGCACGGGTTCAAGTTCACCCCGGCGATCGGGCGGATCCTCGCCGAACTGGCGATCGACGGCGGGACCGCCGACGACATCTCCGGCTTCGCCGCGCCGGCCTGA